The Bactrocera dorsalis isolate Fly_Bdor chromosome 2, ASM2337382v1, whole genome shotgun sequence region CGTAAGGGCTACGAAAAGCGAGAGAAGTGAGACAATAGAAACgtgaaaatagcttaaaaattatctcttataataaattaaattgcaatataaaatcttGTTTAATTCCCATAAATCGAAATGAATATTGAGAATTAAGGTATATGTATgatatgttgttttattattttaatccgTTCTCTCGGATTTGCCAATCTTGTTCTCATTTAAAGcagttaaaaacaaattttccaaggaaaaatgagcaaatatataaaataattaattatatacaagTAAGATACAAACTTGTACTTGTATCTTTCGATTTGAATTGCCCACTTGCGTCCTTCACCTGATTTTTACAGGAGAAAATTTGGTCAAAATTGCTGTGAAAACTTGGAAGAAAAGACTGGATCGCACAAAAAATGCGTCCACTTTACACAATGTTTGTCGCATTCATGTCGCGTGGCCTGATTTAGCGAATTTGCGGTCTCACGCTTTTCGCTTACGACTTTATGCGAAATGCGGAAAGAAATTGGACACCCATAGTGAAGTCACGTATGCAACAACGAACGGCTTTGCTTTAGGTTAAGTTTCAAGCTTGTTCATATTTTATTATCCAGCTAACGCTCaccattattaaataaagaaaataaacaaaataataaccgAAAACGTTTTAATTTATATCATTAAGCACCAATAATGCAGATGTCGGAATAAAATTTGCACAAATAGTGTCTTTAAGGTGTTTCACTTAATGGCTGAACcttgtcgaaatcggttttttactttttttttgaacttcaGTCCCTATAGACGATTTTTTCTGACAATATCGGTCAATCTCTCAATTCTGTCAGAAACAGTGATATCGCCATATTCTCCGCAATCGGTTCAGTCTACCATTGGAAGAGTGAATGGAAGGGTAAATAtctacataaaaattattttcatagtgATTTAATACGTGATCAAGTTAGGAATGGTGAAGCAGTTTTTCAGAGCATTGCACTTGAATGGAAAttgttatactcttgcaacctgttgctacagagcatAATAGGTTTGTTCACCTgatggttgtacgtatcacctaagaCTAAGCGAAAAAGAGTAAAGTTGAAATCTGAGTGATTGCCTGTCTATCCGCCCATCCGTCCGTGCAAGATGtaactttagtaaaaatttcttagtacaaaaaaaaaattacgagttcgtagatgggcgtaatcgaaccACTGCCATGCCCAAAAATCACTATTAATCGTAAACCTACAAAGTGcgataactaagcactaaattaaaatataagctgtaatttggcacaTGGGATCGCAGTAgaaaggggcacctgtgggtaaaaaatttagaaaaagacCTGCCCtataatatgtttaatgtacatatctcctgaGCAACTACCAAATTTGCTAAACTCGAATATTATAAGAATGCtaacagtgtgaaaatagagatggtatgagagggcttaATGGGAgccagtgtgaaaattggacaaggGATGTGGcacatttttggtgaaatctaaACGAAATTTAGTatacatatacctaatataatgattttcgaacttcctggcGTCTTTATGCcgcatatattggccaatatttgagttagctcaatgaaaattacaaaatatatattactcataacagtatatatttgtacctaaaatagatacaattgaattaatatatatatatatatatatattaccatatacatatatatatatcgtatatcTAATATCCGGATTtccacaaaatataaaatattaaaagtgtgGTAAAAAGTGCAAAGAAAGCGGTAACTCAGAAAACGCGAACCGTAATGGGCGACCCAAGTTAATGACAGTAAAGGAAGTGAAGGAAGGAATCGTGAAAATCCGCATTTATGAGCCCCAAAAATTAGCGATGAACCCCAAAATGTTAGATGAAACAGTGcggaaaatgcatacaaataacAATCTACACGGCCGTGCTGCAAGAAAAAAACCACTTACATCggttataaataaacaaaagaggTTTTCATTCGCTAATacctataaaattaaatgttttgatCTTTGGGAAACTgtgatatttattgaagaaagcaaatataacatttttgtatCGGATGGTCGTCATATGGTCTGGCGGTAACTAAGTGatgaattaaatatcaaaaacgTCAAAGCATCAGTTAAGCACGGCGGTGGTTCCGTCATGGTGTAAGGCTGCATGTCAGCTCAGGGAGTCGGGAATCTTGTTTCTATAGACGGAAGAATAGATACGCatctttatttatatgtacattatcactgaaaatttgcattccagtgCTGAAAAAATAGACATGTAAAAAAGCTTAGTTCTTATTTCAATACGACAATGACCCGAAACATACAGCCCACGACGTTAAAATGTGAATTCCCTTTAACACAAAACGTCTGCCAACACCGCCACAAAGCCCCGAAATacattcaaatgaaaatatagaaaaaaagtaCGGAAtcaccaaatttcatcaaaaagtgtGCACAAAAGAGTTTTAAAAGAGAAATGGGAGAAAATACTCCCTCACTTTTGCCGAAAGTTGATAGAACTAATTCCAAGATATTTGGAAACTGTCTGTAAAAGTAATGGCTTTCATACGtaatattaaatagtttttactcAAAAGCAAAATACTTTTGTGAGTTAATAATTCTGAATAATTTTAGGTTTTGTtaggtttttaataaaaaatgaaatagctGTTAAGTTTTATAATGAGTTATTGaagtacaaataatttattttgttaacttaattgaaaagtatattaaaaattatttaatagcacaaaaacacgaagttttaattaataattttcataaggGAAATACTTTTGTGATCCactgtatataaaattgctttgattccgatcctctggttgacattttacaccttaaggtatttctctggctctgattcctgcaagttgcgagagtataatatgttcggttgcatccgaacttagccctttcttccTTGTTTAAGCAACATTTCCAAGAGTTTAATTATGGTCCATATGTTGGATGTATGTTATTTTGCTAAGCAAATAACGTTATTTATGTTCTCAACATTATATCACattatttaatgtattttttttttcagggaTAAGAGTAGAAATACTGCTAAAGTTACTTGCAGAGTTTGTCTCGAGGATTTCCAGACGAGTATAAATTTCCTGTCAGAGCCAATAGATGTGTATAATGATTGGGTAGATGCTTGTGAAACAGCGAACTAATCCCGAACTTGTAATTGTGTAATCTTATAATTATCTAATGATATTTAACATTTCAAGTCAGaataaagttttttcaaaatttaaatttataatgtagcatatataaatatatgataataTATTTAATCCTTGTCTGTACAAATTTTGAAACACCTCTAAAAAGAAAGTATATATAAGTTACGATATTAATACGCTTATGTATGAATACAACAGATAAGCTGtaaagtttagttttaaaagaaataaaattttaaaattcgtttttatttttaagtatatttgaTCAAGAATTATCCTGGCgtctgagaacaggaaaaaATTATGTGCGCCTGATTCGTGTAACATGATGGAAACAAAAGGAATGCGAAGGAGGAGTAAgttattttgtacaaaaatatattctacaAGTAAAATCAATCTATTTTACGGAAATAAGATATAAAAGATATGTATACAAAGAGGCAAATTTATTACATAGGATGTCACAAGTAAATCGGAAGTCCTTACATTAGGTACTAGCTTTGCCCCGTGGTGTTGCCCACGATTTATTAGGGAAAATAAATGGTGTATTAACTGTAACTTTAATGACTATTTACATTTtcagaagaaaaataatttaaaattgagcATCGCACGGTGGTTCCTCCCatacgacaaaaataaaaaagtttatgtttatatattgggcttatagctaaataaatagttgcatatgccatcaaatttatgtattttgagtttgtttcgattatttctaacggaacttcttgagtgaaagcaacatatgtacggccttgcacagaagtaaatagttgacaaaaataaaagcgaaagcaacgtgtacattcaactgcaaaagtttaatttaagaaagtgtcttaataaaaatactgaaaatggaaattaaagtagatggtaatagtattatttttcagtaataacaagtttttaaattgtgctgttgtttttagaataacaaattttaatgaagtgtctttttgattcagttttgttgttctttgttaAATGTATTTGGAGATTTAGTAACTTTGTCAACCGAATGCAGTGACCGGATTAGTGTGTAAATGTTGATAAAagtatatagtttaaaataatattaagttcatgtgcagggatttgcaggtttctaaataaagttcattaaactaacctaactttttagtttcaaagtgtATTTTGTACATCAAATGTGCGTGTTATAGCATTGGTTTTTGCAAGTAATGTCAATAAACAAATGtagaattagttgttgttgtctcactctctctctctgagattaaaataaacgcggacaaatttaagcaattcgCACTTGAAACTGCTAAAGGGCTTGTAGAGAAGTACCCTTGGTTCTATCTTCCACCTTCAGTTCACAAGATCCTAGTGCATGGTTCCGAAGTCATCGAAAGtgcaataatatccattggagaACTATCAGAGGAAGCTGCGGAAGCCAAAAACAAGGATATTAAGAGGTATAGGCTTCAACATACGAGGAAAACTTCTCGAATTGCAACAAATACGGATTTACTTAATATGTTATTGTTGAGCTCAGATCCATTTATTACAGGTCAACGAAAATTgccatgcaaaaagaaaaacgcATTAAAATCTACAATAGAATTGTTGGAAGACTAATTACgtaaaggaattttttattgaggtTTACAACGTccttatttttcttccaaattgatacaaattttatttgaactgtaaaaaataaattgtttaattttataaaattaaatgccacatctgttttcctttctatttattaataataaatccgggaattgaaacaaaatttatcacatgCTCAGGTATTTTAACTtgagaattatatatgtatgtagaatatgaaaagtgggcgttatacaattgcgattttttcagaatatcgTACTTGCATGAACAGAAATATGCTGTGTATATTGCAGGTCAGTATCTCTATTCTAACTATTTTTATCGCTATCCTCCATACAAATGGAACCACTGTGCATCGGAAAGATCTAGAAACTATTTTACTGCATCATATCTCAGTAAACAACATTGCGGGATTTGTAATCCAAGTATTTTCCCAACGTTGGGAATGTTACTCATTCAGCATCAATGCTGCTTTGTTGCAGCGGggcttgtgctgcagcgcagtgGTTTAAGTTCAGCTGCAATATTCTAATTTTTACGTTGTCTTTAGCAACTCCACGTATTTAGGGCAATTTGTACTCAGAACTGTATGTTctcctttgcagagcatgcaaCTTGGAGAGCTAATACGTACTTTGTAACATGGCCCGCGTTCAATGTGAGCAAAGAGAGAACCTGTCGATCAGACTGCAACATTTACACGCCATGTGGTCAGCGTGGAAACATCTATAAGAGCGGGAAACAGGGAAACCAACAGACCGACCATCCGATTTCTACTTTGCCAAATTTAAGGGTACTCTTCACATCTTAAGCACGTTGGCATATAAGGGCAATGTGTTTTCTTGTTCCGTCATTTGAACCCTCGAGACCACTGTCACCTTTAATTCAACGCAGGATGTTTGTATCCTCTTTTGTTAGAGTTATGGCGTCTGGTTTCAACATAATTTTCTTCTCCATCGGCCTCTTCTTTTTTACCATGTCTATCCATTTCGCGGGTGCTGGTTTATTTGTTGAGgtgtctttattatttattttcgcaaCTTCCTTGCCTGTGCCTTTTCAGTCATGTTTTTGGCTTCATCGTAGGTGGTAAGAGGACTCAAATCTCCAAGGCTCTTTTTTGGGTATTTACTTCAGTGTGAAAAGGCGATATTTGTGACGCTTTCCCGCTTTTTCGATTGGGTTCAGGACTTTCTGTTTTGCCATACAAGTACGTTATGCTACTTACAAGTTATCGCATAGCTTGATTTATATGTCTCTGACCGGACATAATACTTTCgagttcttttattttcgtgcacaatttgcaaaaattattgtattgaTAGTTTCGCTGTTTTGCGTTCTCGGATTTGCCACTCTTGTTCTCATTTTCAGCAGATTCACTATCTTATTGGTTCAGCAACGGCGGATTTCTCATTTTTGCCATTTAACGGCGTTCTCGCAATTTTTTAAATCCTCCGAAAAGGATTTTCCCGTGTACGCCCAGAACTATTTTTAGAGGCCATAAAACAGTTGGGCACATCTAAGTCATATTTCTATTTTGGGTGCTTGGCAATGCCAAAATCAACAGGAAtgcgaaaaagaaaacaaaacgaaaGGGGGAAAACGGCTGATGTCTCTAAACACaacggcaaaacaaaattataaccACGTAGTTCCTGGATTGCTGTCCTTAGGGGacacaattattaaaaacaaatttgccGAGGAAAAATGAGCAggtatataaaatagtttaataTAAAAGTAGGATACAAAATTGTACTTGTCTCTTTCGATTTTAATCGCCCACTTGCGTCCGTCTCCTgatttttttagttgaaaaatttgGTCGAAATAAATCGGACATCCGTAGTGATGTCACGTATGCAACAACGAACGGCTTTGCTTTAAGTTAAGTTTCAAGCTTATTTAGATTTTAGTGTCCAGGCAAAGCTCAccattataaacaaaataataaccgaaaacgttttaatttatatacattaagcacCAATAATGAAGATATCGGAATAAAATTTGCACAAATAGTcacccctatcacgcatttcgacttggattgaaattttctccgtttggcgactttggtatcatgcgttccgttcccgttcagttcaacttcgaaatttacaattctgtctatcatgcatttcgatcgtagctccgttttgctaagttgcaattttgttggcggagaactttttgtgtttgtattttgctgcgaaaattttattatttgcgggatttttttttaattttctaaaaatgtaagtaaaacttgtatttaaaagttgtaaaacacagttttggtgatgttttttgatatgctttcaggtaaaaaaaaaaacaacaccagagcaatatggaaaattggcagatatgatggagagtaagctagatatagccaacggtttccacTAGCGTCCTAAGGAAAatgtgcaggctttttggaaagaggtagcatcaaatttacttgccgtcgtttctttcgcaaacgtatctaggacatacttgaatgcgtccttattcagatgaaaatttttttgaatctaaataagtaaacaaattgtaagacAAATGTCTATTTTCACGAgcaattacttacagcccgtcattcatctggaagggatcgcacatatctcgtaatcttctcctttcaattctcaccccagcgttctgagatgcgctgctctcctcctcaaccagtaatatcgccgcggataaagattccatagttacgtttaataaaaataataacaatataaaaattttacttttatttattttctttgaacagcaataatttgtgtatttttgctttgttatgttccagtttcacatatttcaaagcaaacagctgatttcgaaagagttatagctcttcctcttcttctttcaatccaatcgcaacgcatgatacctaatttcgactccggcggagcgtagagcgggaacgtaatcgaaatgcatgataggggtgaGTGTCTTTAAGGTGTTTCACCTAATGGCTGAACCTTGTCGAAATcggatttttactttttttttgaacttcaGTCCCTATAGACGATTTTTTCTGACAATATCGGTCAATCTCTCAATTCTGTCAGAAACAGTGATATCGCCATATTCTCCGCAATCGGTTCAGTCTACCATTGAAAGAGAGAAAGGAAGggtaaatttgtaaacaaaaaat contains the following coding sequences:
- the LOC105224167 gene encoding transcription elongation factor 1 homolog, which encodes MGRRKSKRKPPPKKKNIEPLDQQFNCPFCNHEKSCEVKMDKSRNTAKVTCRVCLEDFQTSINFLSEPIDVYNDWVDACETAN